The Gossypium hirsutum isolate 1008001.06 chromosome D07, Gossypium_hirsutum_v2.1, whole genome shotgun sequence genome includes the window ATGGTATAAAATTAATTGATTGTGTGTTTTAATCGAGAGGAAATTTAGTAGTTTTTTAgggttaaatattttattgatacCAATATATTGGGACATAAATTTGGTAATTATTCTTATCTTGGGGTTTGAACTTATTTTTGGTCCAAGTTAATCTTTGAACTTAACAATTATTCTCGTATTGGGGTCTGAACTTTTTTTGTTCAAGTTTGTCCTTGATATTTTCTTAAAACCCTAAAGTTCAAACCTCGATGTAaaaacaattgtcaagttcaggTTTCAATATGAAAACAATTGCCAAGTTCAGAGACTAACTTAGAGAACAAAAACTTCAAGCCCTAATAAGGAACAATTGCCTAGTTCAAGCTCTAATATGGGAACAATTACCAAGTTCAATGATAAACTTGGACCAAATAAAAAGTTCAATTCCAAATGTGGGAGTTGTTGCCAAGTTCAAGTTCCAAATAGTGATCTAACCCTAGTGTTTATATTATGCGTAAGTTGcgtatttgaaattttagtcaaaTGTCATGTCAGCTTACTATTTTTCACATaatactcaaaaaaaaaaacgctattttagttaataaatttaaCGGTTACTATTAGAGCCAGAATTGAAATTCCAAAAATCAAAATGCATAgggactaaaaatgatcaaattgactAAATCCACACGTTATgagactaatagcagaatttttGATCAGTTaagtattaaaatttcaaaacttgaaCAAGacttaaaaaggactaaatcacaactTACAAATAATACATAgactaataacagaatttaaccTTTAATCAATGATTTCTAATTTTCTACGTTGTTGTTTTATTAGGCACAATTCAAGCTCGGTAGTGTTGCAATAATGGCACTCTTTTTCTCCCTCACAACCCCATTTGGAATCGGCATAGGAATCATCATATCGAAAGGGTACGACGATAGCAACCCGGAAGCTCTCATTGTCGAAGGAGTTTTCAACGCGGCGTCGGCCGGGATTTTAATATACACGGCGCTCGTTGATCTGCTCGCCGCTGATTTTATGAGCCCGAAGTTACAAAGCAACTCCATACTTCAAGCAGGAGCCATTGTTTCTCTTCTACTTGGGGCTGCTTTCATGTCTGTCATGGCTTATTGGGCTTAAAAGCTTGAGGGATCATGAGCCAAATTTGCCCATCAATTTCCAAATAAAATATTGCCCTATTTTGAAAATAGTTAATACCATGTATTTATATTGcactattatattttattatattataataatgtttaaagtattttatatttaaatataaatttgagatattaataatacatattataaaattttatatatttatatgtttttgttgtattttttaaaataaatttattcaatttattcaaaaagaagaaattttaatTATCAGTCAAATTTCACTCTCAATCCTGCATCAATTTTTGTTAGGTTAAAATAAGCttttaagtccctatactttaactatatatgaaatttagttcctttacttttattttaagaaatttaatcccttaacttttcaaatttaaaaaatacaaattcaattgttaacacgattaaaattcatatttaattgcATAGTTAGCAAgtgagtaaatttttttatttcaaaatatcaccatcaagtttaacaaaaaaaaagtaacgatattaacaattgaacctgaattttaaaatctgaaaagtagaacgattaaattcataaaaataaaaataaaataactaaattttaaatttataaaaagtatagagacttataacatatttaattttattaaaataatatgaaaaaaaaacatattcatttaacttaattattttgttacattaatgaaatgaattaatgttaaattttgggagattataattttaataaatgtttcTAACTATTGTAAGATTGTAGCCATTGATCTGCATCAATAAACGACGCCGTAAGAAAGAGAGAAGCCTGCGTATCATTTAGCTTTTGAACATACGGTGCCCTTCCACTCATATTTGCTCCTGCACCCGTACAATTGTATTCTCCATAGAATATGGTCCTGtatcattaaattaattaccAATTTTATCCCAACCCGGAAATtcgattcaattaattaaaatttaaatttaaattcaacttaACTCGATTTGAACATAAAGATGTCgattaaataaatttacttaacCTAAACGTAAAATGATCTAAGCTCGGAataacttaaatgaccaaaatgaataAGTTGAAATAATATGGATTTAAGTGTCAAACCTAATTAACCAAACTCAAAACAATCTGAAATTTGGGGCGGAACATAAAAAGAGCTAGAGAGGGACTTGGCCCCCtaaaaaaattggaaatttataattaagtccttaaatttttgaaaattctaatTAAACCTACAAAAGTTATGACGATTTTGATTAAACCCTTTAAAAATCTCATtacttttctcaaaaaaaaaagatttcttaaattttttaaaaattttaatgaactCCTCCAAAACTCAGTGGAACTTTCTGTCACTGTCTGAAATCAGGGACGAAGCCAATGACTTTGGGTTGGGGACcaagataaaatttcaaaaagagaAGGGAAGCAAAGCTAGTAAATTTTGTGTTagatgatttaaattaattaattaaataatttttgaaagGGCCAAAAATACAACTTTTTTCATTTGACCAAAACTGAAAAGGATTgacttgaattattaattttaaagaaTGATTAAAAGTACAATTATACCAAATTCGATTATCGGAaagtttttaaaatctaaaatattattttttttgaatttattaattatttgattttcgTATACGTACTGGTCTCGTGAAGGGTCATTGAAATCATTCCAACCCTCGGGTGCAATAATATCCGTCATTGACGTCAAAGCGAAAACCACACGAGAATACGGCCGCCATGCACGGCCGAGCCATATTCTTCCTGTACCACCAATACTACAGTTCACGAACGCAAACCCACTGTCTTCATCCGCCGACGCTCTTCCGTGTGCCGTCACTGCTCCGTTTATGGATTTCGATCCCGGTGCCACCTGGTTCGCCATGGATATTAACTGGCAATCCTATTGAAGATTATTGAATCTTAAATTAGTCGGCATATCGACGGTGTTTCTAACTGTTCGCTCAGTAAAACGTTGTAATTACCTCGTAAAGGGACTTTCCGTTCCCGAAAATGAAGTCGATTGAACCTTGTATATAGCAATCCTTGAAGTAATGGCGGCCACGGTCATCGTGGAGGGTGTCTTGAGCTCCGTAGAAACCACAACCCCAGAAAGCTGCTTGGTCGCCGGCGATTCTAATGGCCACTGCTTGTGCTCCGACATCACCTGGACGAGGTAGAGGAGCTACATTCTACCatacatgcataggaaaaattgaATACATCAGATTACATTTGTACTCAATTATATTTCACCTTTTctattcaataaataaataaattaattcttcCACGCtaaaaagtaaattattaaaaatttaatttaattatacaaaTGACAAAATAACTAGAGAATAACACGTGATGTATAGAGATCAATTGTtaataaaattggtcaaatttttagGAGGACCAAATATAAGAAACTTCTAAAATTATGTCATTCTACTTTACAAAATTGGGAAATTAATCCATTCGTTGGTAGACAGATGAATTTGAATAGTTTACTTTTGCTAATTCATTGCACTAGAATGTTGATTTCTAGGTTAACAAGTAAATCACAATGTTGAACAGTATTgcttaattaaattaacttttcaatttttataaattatgagTATCTAATTCTTAGGAGTAACTTATTAGTTTTAATCCAGTAGAGGGATGCATTTCATACTTAGACTAATCTTAATttgttgtatattatgtgattataagggtgtacatttttcaattttaaatgaattaaacaATTGAATTGAATTGGCTCAGTTAATCGGTTGGTTATCAAATCTAATTCAGTCAAAGATCAtcggttaaaatttttgaaaatttcagttACTAGTTAATTCGATTCGAAACAAgataattaactgaattaatcaattagctaaaattaataatatattataagctcgatatatattatatatatataggctcAATATAGGTCTAATACATTATATAAGcccaatatataaaaattaatggatttataaatattgtttaaaaaatattatgaaaatttaaaatatttgaaaaactattttttttttaaaaacaacaaaaagtaaaaaaaaacaaaaaacaaagaaaagtaaTATTTTTTACGTAATGcttgttattatgtttttaatttagtattgttattatgttatttgttgttttttcttttcttttaaacttctttgaattaaaaataaaggaaaagttgttatgaattttttttatgatttaaacttgtttaagaaaaaatatgttcaaatttcgattaatttagttaatcgcctgaattaatcgaaattaaTTCAGTCAGTTAAtatgtttaaaagaaaaaatttgctTTAGCTTACTATTAAGAGTTTCAaagttttaattaattcaattaataattatttgattcgaATGATAATCGAACCGACTATTTTAACTTATTGAATTGTGTATATCTCACCATGAAGCTCATGTTCTTGGCAATAAAATTGGTGGAGAAAACTTGAACCGAGCCACTATAAAAGGTTCCATTTGCAGAATTTGCAGTATCATTCCAAGCTATTGCTGTTGATGTATATCCTTGTCCTTGAAATGTAatattgggttttgtttttggaATAATCACTTTCTCACTGAAAAAAACACATGTATTTATATTTCCGGTTACATCGTAAGAAAAATTGGATAGATCattctaaatttttatacttttaaattttgaaattttagtctttatgAAAACTACCGTTGTTAATCCAATAACCAAGTTTTTAGTAAGTAATATGTAGAAATAACAAGCAGACATAATATTATacgtatgataatatgtttgccgCATCATTTTTTGGAAATAACATCATTTAATTGAATGGATTTAACAGTTATCATTTAGTGATGAttggaattttaaattttaaaaagtacggagattaaaaataattaatttaaaatatagagactaaatctaCAAATTTCACAAATTAACATCACGTAAAGATAGAGAACTCACTAGTAAATCCCGGTATTGATCCATATTACGCTTCTTTTCATGTTAAGGTTTGGAACAGCATCGACGGCAGCTTGCACGGTCGTGAAATTACAACACCCGTTCTGATCAACGCAAAGCGTCAACGTCGTGTTGGTTTCCGGAGGTGGTATATTTGGAGGGAAATCATCACAAACGGATACCGGTTTACCCTTATCGGGGTGTTTACGGTGTCGACAAAAGTCACTAAAGTCGAACGGGATGAACTTCATGATGATACATGACGACGATGAAAGGGTTAGACTAGAATCAATTATAATTTTGTGGAAATGTGGGCTTGGATCGATGATAAACCGGGATATGAAAATAGCTAAAATAGCAATAAGAATAGTAAAACAAAGGCTTTTTGGGttcattgtatttttttttatgaaatatggaGGGTGGCATGTGAGGtgtttatatataaatgaaataatatgccATAAACATGGACTTGAAGTTTAAGGGTTGATGACATGCCTTGCAAATCACCCTGGTTGGCTTTTGGTAATTTTCTTGGAAGATTTTCTCACCTACCAAACATGAAATGGAAAAAGTTTAGACTTCACTTTTTATCATCCTTTTTTGTTAGGGGTCCACTATTGGGTTCATTTCTTAGACTGGGTTAcgttttttaaggttttcaaaggtGAAATTGTGTTATTAGTCCTTGTATTTGTTTAGGTTGTGGACTTAATCTTTTGTACTCTAATTTAGTCGGTTTTAGCCTTGTACTTTTTGAATTGGTCACTTTCGATCCCTATGCTTTTCGAATTTTTGAAACTTGCTGGTAAATATGTTAGGTCAAATTCTGTTGTTAGTCTTGTAAGTAGTAGATTTAGCCCATATTTgccaatttggtcatttttagcccctatattttttcaaaaattagtaTATCAATTTGATTCAAATGTTAGTTGGTAAatctattaactaaaataatgtGGCTTTTCTATGTGTATTATTTAGAAATAATAATCTCACTTGGCATTACGTACATATGTGAAAATATGTTTATCgcataagattttaaaaatagcaTAACTTAACAAATTTAACTAGTACTGTTTCGTCGGGATTAGAATTTTAATATTACCAAATTAAAATGTAAGGACTAAATCATCAACTTAGAGATAGTGCAAGGACTAATATCAAATTTTGACCTTTCTCAAATTACTTCAACAAATTGTCCTTGCTTAAGGTCTTTCGAATTGCGTCACCAATTTGTCCATAGCAGTCTTTTCATTATAAGCTAAAATTGTACCTAAATGCTTTTATATAAaggaataaataataaatttaatattaaatatttacatatttattcaattccgtccttttcttttatttggagcaattttttctattttatctgTCATTGTTCgtaattttattttgttcaaaaattttctaaattaattcgatctcatttaaattattttgtgtAGAGGCATttgaaaaataagaataaaagaaaaatttaagatAAGATTGTTTCAAAACAGTCGGGTCACTTTCAAACAAACTATATTTATCCATAAAAATATTAGTGCAAGGTGGTTAAATAATGCAGCAATGACATCATCCACTCGAGTTTAAAGATGTTCATGAGTCGGCGATTGGTTcattttgaattgggtttaagtttatatttttcaattttgatcTGGTTCAACTTGACtcgttttattatttaaaaataataaaaaaagattagTATTTGGTATAGTGACGATTTACTTTTTTTGTTCTACAAGTAACATTAAAAATTGTCATGTtactcttttttatattttactatatcttTATGGAACACTTGTCAACCCCCAATTCTACTTGTAAAACTTAAAAACTCCATTaacaatttatcaaatatttatccTATTCAAAACTTTGACTtggaattttttgaaaattaagacttGATCTGACCTATAAATATCTCTAGCTGAGATCACTCAACCacgaaaattaaataattaaagacTGAGTTCTTTTagaattttctaaaaagtataTAGATATAACTTATATAAATAAACATAGCGGGACTAGggtgaagaaaaaaaaactgaaaattgaaaattgactTGATTCGTGGTGTTTAGATAATTTTTGGAATACAAGTTAAAAATTGAgattatttcaataaaaccaaagtttatatttatttaatttataatttttcaaattttttctatgatgtaaaaataaatattttatatttaacttaCTGAAACTGATTTAAAAATTACGTGCACAAAATTATTTTCGAAAACTACTATATTAgagttattaattatttttttattttgcttaaaaaattatattttaagaaatatttatgaaaaaaaactttaaatattatcaaatgatataaaaaaactataaaataaagctcgtttgtaaaaataaatttaaaaatcctTTTAAGgttgaattaagtaaattatttGGGACAATACTTCAGCGActaagtttacaatttaattattacatGTGATGTATAATAAATGATTAACTTCTTTTTGTAAATTTGATTATCcgtcatgatttttttttgaataattttattataagttttgattataTCCGAATTTTTTGGCACAATGTCTAAAATTATCTATAGTCTCTACCcgacccataaataggaggacaATGCGCTTCAGTACATTCAAACCACGCTCTtttacattgacaataatattcatatcaatcataatttaaataaagttaatttatgATTACGATATTAATGTTTTGTAAATTACTTAAACAAATTATCCATTAATTGGACTTTGCTAAGTTGTTTTAATTGCTTAAGTTTCATCATTATTATGTTGACATTAAATCTTTTTGTTAATCATTAATTTTAGCACGTTCTTTCTTGTACACAACATAAGTTCAAATGCCATTGTgattatcctttttttttaagtCACAATCTAAAaagtaatttagaaaaaaattaaaattaattgaaatatctcaactcataaataggaggataatacgcttcaatgcactcgaactcacgtcttcctgcattgacaacaatgttTATAttaatcgagctaagactcaatcaacatattatattaataatttacttAAAAGAAGTTAACAATTTTGTAAGAAAAGAAAAGactcaatgtattccaccaccgGTAAGCTGAATCTTTTAATAAAGATACCGTACACTTAAGACATTCAGCCGAtgaacaagataattcatcaagaaCTCTGATGGTATTTTCTAGCTAGAATTtagctctctcaggatcatcctCGGCCGTAGCTCGGAATTCTTCAGCACCGTACTTACGGATCTTATCAATAGGAGGCTTACCAACTCTGATAGGTTATGTACTTTGAGGAATAACGGGAACTGATTGAAGAATAGGAGggagtggaggttgttgagtagccgggTTTGTTCGTACAAACTCGGTGAACCACttattcatcatctggaagaaggcttctttagcctctccttccCGGCCCTTAGATACAGACCTCGTACCATTCGAAGCTATTCATTAAATGGAGGCTtgagcattactctctacttcatctgaatcaactcagtTGAAtgtcattgctatatgaaaacatgttttaaaacggtcaagagatatcacacaaTCACAGGTTAAATAATGACATGGATAGCTAGACTCGTATatgctatgttagtctgagaattgactaaatcgtagctctgataccaataaatgtaacacccctaacctgaatccgtcaccagaacagggttgcgaagcattaccaaaatttataaatcaaacagatagaaaatgcaaacatttcatatcatatagaattcatgtcaaaaaccaatcaaaatcatacatattgtcccttatacgagccatcAAGGTCCAAAATATACTTTAAAAATAAGTCGGTACTAAAtcgaatatttaaattttttttttagaaaatattgaaaattttcaaagctgcaggggtcacacggccaagagacacgccatTGTCTTAAGCCatatggacattcgaaatagagacacatggccgtgtctcaacccgtgtccgtgcccgtgtaactccttgacttgggtcacacggccaagtcacacgcccttgtgccaggctgtgtgagcatattgacttgcacCCTTaagaagatacaggggacacacggtcgtgtcacctggccgtgtgtcacacacggttgagacacatgcccatgtctctgcttgtgtggacgaaaatatgtcattttccaagtcacatttctcacccaatttgacaccaacctaactcaacattttttcacatcaacaagccataacaagacattcaaaacaagccaaaatcaagtcttaaacatgaaatatcaccacatacaaccaatatgcccttaggtacctcaaatgacaacttaaaaacatgtcaaccaagtatccaaacttacctaaataaccaaatacatatatgcatattcaaaccataTTTTACTTTCATTCATTCTACCATATCAGCACACATCAAATATGATaatgccacatatatatacatcaaaatataccaatcaCAAGCCATATAAGTGGCTAGCCtcaacaaaacacttatatgGCAACaatggccaaattaacctatacatgccattataaccgaaattaattaaccaaaagtatcaaaagagccgatggatagtgtgaaatagctTTGATAAGCTTCTAACTCGTacgagcttctgaattactataaaacacgaaaaataacatgGAGTAAGCATTGAAGcttgtaagttcgtataacaaagaaattaacttaccatttaatcacatttaaggtaatTATAGAAACATAtccaaaccaatttggccaaaagcctaaacacatattctcaacatgttagccatgtaaaacacatataatagtcaATAAACATAGATGAACATAACCATTAAGCAAGTTCCATATACATGTAGCatccatttcatgtttcaatttatcatgtaatatcatttccatgtatttacCTGTAATAGTTTGTATCGAACTCATATTGTCTCATAATAGaacattgcctgttgaaccatttagaatatcattggatactcaagtagtacacacgaggtgtactgaactgaaattcgtcaattcatgtacaggtatgctcataagagctatgaatcggtatgctctcacgagctgtgaatcggaagctcatacgagctgagaatcggtaagctctcacgagctgtaaattggtaagttcata containing:
- the LOC107937299 gene encoding probable pectinesterase 8, whose translation is MNPKSLCFTILIAILAIFISRFIIDPSPHFHKIIIDSSLTLSSSSCIIMKFIPFDFSDFCRHRKHPDKGKPVSVCDDFPPNIPPPETNTTLTLCVDQNGCCNFTTVQAAVDAVPNLNMKRSVIWINTGIYYEKVIIPKTKPNITFQGQGYTSTAIAWNDTANSANGTFYSGSVQVFSTNFIAKNMSFMNVAPLPRPGDVGAQAVAIRIAGDQAAFWGCGFYGAQDTLHDDRGRHYFKDCYIQGSIDFIFGNGKSLYEDCQLISMANQVAPGSKSINGAVTAHGRASADEDSGFAFVNCSIGGTGRIWLGRAWRPYSRVVFALTSMTDIIAPEGWNDFNDPSRDQTIFYGEYNCTGAGANMSGRAPYVQKLNDTQASLFLTASFIDADQWLQSYNS